DNA sequence from the Rhodohalobacter barkolensis genome:
CACGAATGTTTGGAACCTACTCCGGATTGACCGCTAATACCGTTGGAAACAACGCTCTTGGAAACCCAATGCGTGATCCTTTAGTTGATTCAAATGGTAATACAACATATATCAATGGTGATGGCGATGAAGTTGCGTATACATCCCTTCCTTTGGATCAAACAAGCGCTAATACAGGTGGAGTATTGATAGAAGGTGTAGACACCGACGGTAACGAAGTGGCTTACCTGCGTAATGCTGCAAACTGGGGTATTGATCAGTTCTACAACAAGGAAGCGTGGTTAGAAGATGCGAGCTATATTAAACTTCGTGAACTTCGATTCACATACAACCTTCCTGTAAGTCTACTTGATAGAACTCCTATCAGCAGAGCTGCTGTATCGCTCGACTTAAGGAATCCACTGTTGATTTACTCCAGCACCAGCGGAGTTGACCCAACTGCCATTCAGAACAACGCCAACGGTTTTGGTTTCTGGGAAGGTGGCGGACTGCCGGGTACCCGATCTATCGGATTTAACGTTAATCTTAACTTTTAATCTGACGGGGAAAGAATTATGAATAATTTAAAAGTAAATTTTATGAAACCGATCAAACGCTTAATGTTGGTGACCCTAATTGGGGTATCTTTTATGAGTTGTGATGATTTTGGAGATTTAAATGATGATCCAAATAATCCTTCTCAAGTGAGCCCTGATCAATTGCTGACAGATTCACAACGAAATATGAGTGATGTGATTGGTGCTGTGAACGGTACTCTTTATGTTCAGTACATAGCTGAAACACAGTATACCGATGCACAAGAGTATCGAACTACGAATGCAAGTTTTTATTTTTGGTACACAGACCCAATACAAAATTTGCAGACCATCATAGACCTCAATACAGATGAGGAAACTCGAGATCAAGCATCAGCATTAGGTAGCAATGCAAACCAAATTGCTGTTGCTCGTATTCTGAAGGCTTATTTTTATCAGATGATGACCGATCGATGGGGGATGATTCCTTACAGTGAAGCGTTGCAGGGGGAAGAAGATTTTTCACCTGCCTACGATTCCCAGGAAGACATTTACGAAGCCATCATTACTGAACTGAAAGAAGCGGCTGATCAGATTGAATTATCTGAAGCCGGAGTAAGTGGTGATATTCTTTTTAGCGGTGATATGGAACAGTGGGTTCTATTTGCGAATAGCTTGAGAGCCAGAGCTGCACTGCGAATTGCAGATGTTGGCGGTGATGTAAGTGTTGACCCCGCCGCTGAATTTGCGGATGCAGTTGATGATGGATTGATAAACAGTGATGTTTTATATCCATATCAATCTAACGCAGATGATGAAAATCCATGGTATTCAAGATTTCAGACCCGAACAGACTATGCAATCAGTGAAACAATTGCAGATTACATGAAGGGACTGGAAGATGACCGGATCCTCGTCTATGCGAATCCTGCACCGAATTATTCAAATGATGATGGTGTGGTAACATTCGATGAGATTCGAGGAATGCCGTTCCTTGAAGACGCAGGAGAATTAGAAAATGCGGAAATCTCCTTCCCGGGATCTGCAATCGGTGCGGGTGGCCCCGGAGTAGGAGATCAAAGCGCGCCGCTTCCTATCATTACAGTGGCAGAAATGCACTTTGCAATGGCAGAAGCTGTAGAGCGTGGATGGATTACAGGAGCAGCAGCAGACTACTACTACGATGGTATTGAAGCATCGTGGGAACAGTGGGGCGTGTATGATGATACAAATTTTGCAGACTACATTGCTCAAACTGAAGTTGCTTATGGAACAGACGACTGGGACGTACAGATAGGCACTCAGAAGTGGATTGCCCTCTTTCCGCATGGATACGAAGGTTGGGCTGAGTGGAGACGACTTGGTCAACCAGAACTTACACCTAATCAGTTTGGTGTAGGAACTGATCCACAAATTCCGGTCAGATTTACATACCCATCTTCTGAAAACACATTGAATCAGGAAAACTACGAAGCTGCTGTGCAGGCTCAGGGACCTGATTCGCCTAATACCAGAATCTGGTGGGATGTAGATTAAGGGATAAACCTTTATTTCAGGCATGTTAGGTTTTTAAAACCTAACGGGTTCTGTTTAAGGTAATTAAATTGAAAAGCCGTTCCGATTCATTTCGGGGCGGCTTTTTTTTGTTTATGAATGGGTTCGTTTTTCAAATCAATTAAAATGAGGTTTAAGACCTGACAGGTTTCAAAAACCTGTCAGGTCTGAAGTTTATTAACAATCTCGGGTTTTAAATATACCGGCCATGTGCACCGTGTCTACGGCACTGAATACTTAGGGTGCCATTCAACCCCCACAATGAATTGTGGGGCTAGGATGTGTTACCGTGTCTACGACACTGGGTTTAAAACAGCATTTTGCTTAAAAGTATAGATTCAATACATCGGGAAGTATGTTGAGTCATGCTTTTACCATTCTTCATAATTTTAAATCATATAGGCAATTTGAATTACCATGCACAACCCAAATGGCGTAGCCATGGCCTACGTCTTAGCCACAGGTTTTAACCTGTGGATTGGGAAATGGTTAGACAATTCAGAATGCCGTAGGCATGACATACAGGAAGGATGTATTCCTGTCTTTAAAACAATCAATTTGCATTATTTAAGCCGTGCCTACGGCACTGAACAATCGGGGTGGCCATTCAACCCCCACAATGAATTGTGGGGCTAGGATGTGTTACCGTGTCTACGACACTGGGTTTAAAACAGCATTTTGCTTAAAAGTATAGATTCAATACATCGGGAAGTATGTTGAGTCATGCTTTTACCATTCTTCATAATTTTAAATTATATAGGCAATTTGAATTACCATGCAAAACCCAAATGGCGTAGCCATGGCTATACATCTTAGCCACAGGTTTTAACCTGTGGTCTTTGAAATGAAAAATATATTTAGAATGCCGTAGGCATGAGACACTTGTTTGGGGTTAATTCATTTAAGACCTGACGGGTTTCAAAAACCTGTCAGGTCTGGGATTTATAAATAATCTCGGGTTTGGAAGATACCGGCCATGTGCACCGTGCCTACGGCACTTGAGAATTAGGGTGCTCATTCAAATCCCCACAATGAATTGTGGGGCTAGGATGTGTTATCGTGTCTACGACACTGGGTTTAAAATAGCATAATGCTTAAAAATATAGATGCAACACCTCGGATAGTTTGTTAAGTCATGCTTTTACCATTCTTCATAAATTTAAATTATCTATGAAATTCGAATTACCATGCACAACCCAAATGGCGTAGCCATGACCAAACATCTTAGCCACAGGTTTCAACCTGTGGATTGGGAAATGGTTAGACAATTCAGAATGCCGTAGGCATGACATACAGGAAGGTTGTATTCCTGTTTTAAAAACAACCAATTTGCATTATTTAAGCCGTGCCTACGGCACTTGAGAATTAGGGTGGCCATTCAACCCCCACAATGAATTGTGGGGCTAAGATGTGTTATCGTGACTACGACACTGGATTCCATGAGATGGGTAAAACTAAAACATGAATGGTCCCAACCATTAATCAGGCAGATGGTTTATGTGATTCTTAACCAATATTTATAGAGGTGAATATTCTGGTGACAATTGAAAACAAGGGGCACTTCTTAAACCGGAACATATCAACCGGACTGTATTTGATTTTGTTTGGCTATCAATGGCTGTAGTTCACTAAGTCCAAAAATTTTAATGATTTCACTTCATTTACACAGATTAACAATCAAAGAGTAAGGCGACGCTCTGTTTACAAGATTAAATAAAATATAATTAAGGGAATAAGAACTGTAAAGTCTGTAAGTGCTTTAAATATATCTTTTAAAGGGAATTATAAGTTTATTGCCATGTTAAAAAAAGATTAACAAAATTTTGATATTGTAAATTCTTCGATTAGATTCCATCAACTGTAAAAACAGTGAACAGATCTACTTGGCTCAATCGCTCTAAAACTAATAGTTGTTCACTCTGATTTAGAGTGTTTGGCTGATAATCTGACCATTAATTAAAACATCAAATAACTGAGGTTACGTATGTTAAAAAAGTTACTAACCGTATCCATTATGGTTTTACTTTCCTCGCAGCTCGCCCTTGCTCAGTCAGGGACGATCTCAGGAACAGTGACTGATGCCGAATCTGGGGAATCTCTTCCCGGTGCTAGTGTATTGGTCGTTGAACTAGAACGAGGTGCAGCCAGTGATATTAACGGTGAATTCGAAATCGAAAATATCCCGGCGGGCACGTATAATATTACTGCTACATTTGTAGGTTACCGAACCTATAGAGAAACCGTTCAGGTGAATGCAGGACAAACAACCACTCTCGATATAGCAATGGAAGTGGGAGCGATTGGCCTGGATGAACTGGTAGTTTCCGGTTACGCGGTTCAAACAAAGCGTGAAATTTCCGGTTCTATCTCTAGTGTACGTTCACAGGATATCCAGGATGTTACACTGCAGAACCCCGAATCCCTACTTCAGGGTAGAGCGGCCGGTGTTAATGTTACATCAACATCCGGTAACCCCGGGGGTGCATTCCGTGTAAACATTCGTGGTAACGGATCTGTAAACGCGGCTACTGAACCTCTTTATATTGTTGATGGAGTTCAGATCTCGTTTGCCCAGCAATCAGGTTTGACCAGTACATCACCATTAAACACAATTAACCCGGATGATATTGAGTCTATTGAGGTACTGAAAGATGCATCTTCTGCAGCTATCTATGGTGCTGAAGCAGCTGCCGGTGTTGTAATTATCACTACCAAAAAAGGTCGTGCCGGTTCTACTCAAGTTACTGCACGTGCTGAAACCGGGGTTCGTTCACTGGCTCGTAACGTAGATTATATTACACCAGATCAATATGTAGACTATTTAGCCGAAGGATTGGAGTATGCATTTCCAGGTGCACTGCCTGACTTTGATGCATACAGAGAAAATAGAAGGAATTCTCTTCTGGATTTCTTTTTCTCACCAGATTGGACTGACGAAGACAGATCTGCTTATCTTACTGCAAGAAATAGTGGGCAATCAATAAGTGATGCACTACAATCTACCGGAGTGTCAACCAATTTGGGTGATACAGACTGGCAGGATTTTATTTTTGATGAAGGTGTAACTCAGCGTTACAATTTATCAGTTTCAGGTGGTAACGAAGAAACTACATTCCGTGTTTCCGGTGGTTTTGAAGATACCGAGGGAACGGCATTTAAGAGTGACTTCTCACGTTTGAATTTGAGAACCAATCTTGATCATCAAATTAATGATCGTTTCCGCACATCCGTGGGTACAAACGTTTCCAGAAGTACACAGTTTGGTGTATGTCAGGATGGTAACTTTATTAACTGTCCTCCATCACAGGCGATGTTTGAGGCACCGATGAGTTTCCCATATTCTGCAAGTGGTGAATATAACCCCGGTACTCGTTTTGGTCTTCCAAACAACCCGGCAGTTCAAGAAAACGAAGTAGAAAGAAATGTTTCTGTAACTCAGATTCTTTCAAACTTGAACGTAGTATACTTGGCTACAGACTGGCTGAACTTTAACGGTTTAGCTGCTATGGACTACAGAAATACAGAAGATGAGCAGTGGAGATCGGCTATTGCAGCTCCGGGCCAGGGTGGCTGGGTAAGCTTTGCCAACCGAAATGTGCGAAACTTCAATACAAGTTTGGTAGCAAACATGCGACAAACATTTGATGGAGTTCATAATGTATCGGGTCTTGTAGGTATTGAGTACAGACGAGATTTCTCAGAAAGTATGTTGACCACCGGTGAAGGACTTCCGGGCCCATTCTTTAAAGTACTGAGTGCAACGGCTACTCCGACAAATGCCTCAGGTATTAAAACTGAATGGAGACGGGGAAGCTATTTTGCAAACGCGAAGTATAACTACGATGAGAAGTACTACTTGAACGTAGTTGCCCGTTACGACGGTCACTCTCGCTTTGGTAATGAGAAACGATGGGGTTTCTTCCCTTCTGTATCCGGTTCATGGAGAATCTCTGAAGAGGATTTCTTTGAAGTTGGATTTGTGGATGAGTTGAAGTTGAGAGCAGGTTATGGTGTAACCGGTAACTCAAACATCGGTAACTTTGCATCCAGAGGACTCTATTCTGCGGCAGGTTCCTATAATGGAAATACCGGCCTCAGACCTACTCAGCTTGCAAACGTGAATTTGAGCTGGGAAGAAGCCAGAGAACTTAACATAGGTTTGGATTACGAACTGTTTGAAGGAAGAATTTTTGGTTCTCTTGACTGGTACCAGAAAGATAATGAAAACCTTCTCTTCGGTAGGCCACTTCCGAGCGATAGTGGTTATGGTTCCATTACCGAAAACATAGGTAAAGTCAGAAACTCCGGTATTGAGTTTGAAATAAGTACAGTAAATGTTTCTACTAACAACTTTAGCTGGACTTCAAGATTCAATATTGCAGTTGTTGATAATGAAATTCTGGAACTGCCTGATGGTACACCTATCCGGGAAGACAATACATTTGATTCCCTGCAAGAAGGAAAACCAATTGGTTTGATTCAGACACCTCGTTGGGCCGGTGTAAACCCTGCCGACGGACGTCCGATGTGGTATGATGCTGATGGAAACATCACATACAACCCGGTTCAGGCTGATGACGCCATTGAATACAAAGACGGTGTAGCGAACACGGTTGGTGGTTTTGGAAACACACTTTCCTACAAGGGTTTGACGCTGAATGCATTCTTCCAGTTCAGTTTTGGTCAGTGGGCATTTGCCGGTACGGACTACTACTTTACACGTACTCCGGACTTCCTGATGAACATGACAACAGAGGTTGAAGACCGATGGAAACAACCCGGTGACATAACATACTACCCACGTGCTATGTTAGCAGGAACCGATTTCCCCGGTACGGCAAACTACCGAACACAGCTGAGTACACAGTCAATGTATAACGCAAGTTATATTCGATTGAAAAACGTATCACTCAGCTACCAGATCCCTGCAAATCTCACGCAAGAGATTGGTTTGAACAACGTGAGAGTTTACGCTTCTGCCGTAAACCTGTTGACTTGGACGGCATGGCCATGGTATGATCCTGAGGTAGCTTTTAGCCCGACAGATATTTACAACAACTCAACCTCAGCTTCCTATCCGACCGAGCGTCAGGTAAATGCTGGAATTGAAATTCGGTTTTAATTAAAAAATTGAAGAACACTATGAAATTAAGTAATCTAATTAAGTTTACTGCAGTTATAGCCCTACTTTTTGCTTATACGGGTTGTAACGATATGCTGGAGAATGTAGAGCCATCTACATCCGTATCAGGTGAACAGGTCTTAACAACTGCTGATGGAGTTGAAGGACTGCGAGCCTCGATGTATGGAAAAATTCACGGTAGTTTTGCCTACCAAACTGAGTACTTTGTTGGACCCAGTGCGTTTACGGACGAAACCCGTAACCGTCCCGGTTCTACCCGTTACCAAGCATTGAACCAGGCGGTTCAAAATGTAGGTACGGCACACATTGCCAGTTGGAATGCACATTATGAAGTGATACAGGATGCCAATCTTATGATTGGAGCTGTAGAACCCGATGTACTACCGGCCGCTACCTACGATAGGTATCGAGGTGAGGCATTAGCACTTCGGGCATTTGCTATGCACAATCTGGTAAAAGTTTTCGGATATGATCCGGGTAATTTTAGCCAGGGTGAAATCGAAGATCCATGGGAAGAAGGTGTAATCGTCAGAACAGAACCGGTACTTGACGTAACTGATGCTGACCTTCGCCCAAGAAGCTCGGTAACTGAAGTTTATAATCAGATTATCACTGATTTAACGGATGCAAAAGCTTTGCTATCGGGTATTAATTCAGATAACCGTTATGCTACCGAAGCATTTGTAGATGGTATGCTGGCAAGAGTTCATCTTTATGCCGGTAACTGGGGTGACGCTGTCACTTCTGCTCAGAATGCAATCACAAATAGCGGCAGATCTCTCGAAAATACTGATGACGGTGTTGCCGAAATGTTTAACGAAAACACCGGCGGTCATCCGGAAGCCCTATTTAAAGTGGTGGTAGATCCATCTACAGAGAATGGCGATTGGAATAACGACGGACCCGGTACCTATACATCTACCG
Encoded proteins:
- a CDS encoding SusD/RagB family nutrient-binding outer membrane lipoprotein, with amino-acid sequence MNNLKVNFMKPIKRLMLVTLIGVSFMSCDDFGDLNDDPNNPSQVSPDQLLTDSQRNMSDVIGAVNGTLYVQYIAETQYTDAQEYRTTNASFYFWYTDPIQNLQTIIDLNTDEETRDQASALGSNANQIAVARILKAYFYQMMTDRWGMIPYSEALQGEEDFSPAYDSQEDIYEAIITELKEAADQIELSEAGVSGDILFSGDMEQWVLFANSLRARAALRIADVGGDVSVDPAAEFADAVDDGLINSDVLYPYQSNADDENPWYSRFQTRTDYAISETIADYMKGLEDDRILVYANPAPNYSNDDGVVTFDEIRGMPFLEDAGELENAEISFPGSAIGAGGPGVGDQSAPLPIITVAEMHFAMAEAVERGWITGAAADYYYDGIEASWEQWGVYDDTNFADYIAQTEVAYGTDDWDVQIGTQKWIALFPHGYEGWAEWRRLGQPELTPNQFGVGTDPQIPVRFTYPSSENTLNQENYEAAVQAQGPDSPNTRIWWDVD
- a CDS encoding SusC/RagA family TonB-linked outer membrane protein; this translates as MLKKLLTVSIMVLLSSQLALAQSGTISGTVTDAESGESLPGASVLVVELERGAASDINGEFEIENIPAGTYNITATFVGYRTYRETVQVNAGQTTTLDIAMEVGAIGLDELVVSGYAVQTKREISGSISSVRSQDIQDVTLQNPESLLQGRAAGVNVTSTSGNPGGAFRVNIRGNGSVNAATEPLYIVDGVQISFAQQSGLTSTSPLNTINPDDIESIEVLKDASSAAIYGAEAAAGVVIITTKKGRAGSTQVTARAETGVRSLARNVDYITPDQYVDYLAEGLEYAFPGALPDFDAYRENRRNSLLDFFFSPDWTDEDRSAYLTARNSGQSISDALQSTGVSTNLGDTDWQDFIFDEGVTQRYNLSVSGGNEETTFRVSGGFEDTEGTAFKSDFSRLNLRTNLDHQINDRFRTSVGTNVSRSTQFGVCQDGNFINCPPSQAMFEAPMSFPYSASGEYNPGTRFGLPNNPAVQENEVERNVSVTQILSNLNVVYLATDWLNFNGLAAMDYRNTEDEQWRSAIAAPGQGGWVSFANRNVRNFNTSLVANMRQTFDGVHNVSGLVGIEYRRDFSESMLTTGEGLPGPFFKVLSATATPTNASGIKTEWRRGSYFANAKYNYDEKYYLNVVARYDGHSRFGNEKRWGFFPSVSGSWRISEEDFFEVGFVDELKLRAGYGVTGNSNIGNFASRGLYSAAGSYNGNTGLRPTQLANVNLSWEEARELNIGLDYELFEGRIFGSLDWYQKDNENLLFGRPLPSDSGYGSITENIGKVRNSGIEFEISTVNVSTNNFSWTSRFNIAVVDNEILELPDGTPIREDNTFDSLQEGKPIGLIQTPRWAGVNPADGRPMWYDADGNITYNPVQADDAIEYKDGVANTVGGFGNTLSYKGLTLNAFFQFSFGQWAFAGTDYYFTRTPDFLMNMTTEVEDRWKQPGDITYYPRAMLAGTDFPGTANYRTQLSTQSMYNASYIRLKNVSLSYQIPANLTQEIGLNNVRVYASAVNLLTWTAWPWYDPEVAFSPTDIYNNSTSASYPTERQVNAGIEIRF
- a CDS encoding RagB/SusD family nutrient uptake outer membrane protein, translated to MKLSNLIKFTAVIALLFAYTGCNDMLENVEPSTSVSGEQVLTTADGVEGLRASMYGKIHGSFAYQTEYFVGPSAFTDETRNRPGSTRYQALNQAVQNVGTAHIASWNAHYEVIQDANLMIGAVEPDVLPAATYDRYRGEALALRAFAMHNLVKVFGYDPGNFSQGEIEDPWEEGVIVRTEPVLDVTDADLRPRSSVTEVYNQIITDLTDAKALLSGINSDNRYATEAFVDGMLARVHLYAGNWGDAVTSAQNAITNSGRSLENTDDGVAEMFNENTGGHPEALFKVVVDPSTENGDWNNDGPGTYTSTGFLAQLPTQFLIDKYEAGDYRLGWYRDCVEAQRIALNQPTGCDAVNDNGFSLVKFNGDKGNHVDDLPFMRLAEMYLIWAEAAAKDVDSPAAGVAPLQDLLDARNGGTVPATALTDMTAFEDFILDERMRELALEGHRFYDLKRLQRDIRNPDGSIKMRAENYRILPQLGSGLRNVNELLVENPGY